CGAGGTCCGCATCGAGAGCGTGGAAGGGGGTGCGAGCTGATGGGCGATCCCCTTTTCGTGGACGGCCTCGACCTGACGGTCGTGCTCATCGTCCTGTTCAAGGTCGTGCTCACCTTCGCCTTCTTGATGGTGGCGGTGATGTTCATGGTCTGGTTCGAGCGCAAGCTCATCTCGGACATGCAGAACCGGATCGGTCCCAACCGGGCCGGGCCCTGGGGGCTCCTCCAGACCCTCGCCGACGGCATCAAGCTCTTCTTCAAGGAGGACTCGAAGCCGGACAAGGCCGACCTCACCGTGTTCAAGTTGGCGCCCTACCTGTCGCTGGTCCCGGCATTCCTCACCTTCGCCATCATCCCGGTGGCCGGCAACTTCATGGACGGCGGCGACGGCACCATCACGCTGTTCGGCCACACCACCTACGCGCAGCTGGCCGACCCGCCCATCGGCATCCTGCTGGCCCTCGCCATGTCGTCGGTGGCCGTGTACGGCGTGATGCTGGCGGGCTGGTCCTCCGGCTCGAAGTACCCCCTGCTCGGCTCGGTCCGCGCCTCGGCGCAGATGGTGTCCTACGAGGCGGCCCTCGGCCTGTCGGTGGCCACCATCGTCCTGCTGGCGGGCAGCCTGAGCACCCACACCATCGTGTCGACCCAGTCGAACTACACCTGGAACCTGTGGGCGGCGGGCTTCGTGCCCTTCGTGATCTTCCTCATCGCCTCCACGGCCGAGCTCAACCGGCCCCCGTTCGACCTCGTCGAGGCCGAGCAGGAGCTGGTCGGTGGCT
The sequence above is a segment of the Acidimicrobiales bacterium genome. Coding sequences within it:
- the nuoH gene encoding NADH-quinone oxidoreductase subunit NuoH, with the translated sequence MGDPLFVDGLDLTVVLIVLFKVVLTFAFLMVAVMFMVWFERKLISDMQNRIGPNRAGPWGLLQTLADGIKLFFKEDSKPDKADLTVFKLAPYLSLVPAFLTFAIIPVAGNFMDGGDGTITLFGHTTYAQLADPPIGILLALAMSSVAVYGVMLAGWSSGSKYPLLGSVRASAQMVSYEAALGLSVATIVLLAGSLSTHTIVSTQSNYTWNLWAAGFVPFVIFLIASTAELNRPPFDLVEAEQELVGGFHTEYSSIRFALFFLAEFMNTVTMSAIIVTLFFGGPTGPILFGPEWLWPPIWFFAKLGAFLFVFVWFRATLPRFRYDQLMDLGWKLLIPLALGWLLLIGAFRIARDQDWNLAVVLAIAVVVLLIAASLLNGAIGAARRRREEEETEAFS